From a single Bacillus pumilus genomic region:
- a CDS encoding YrzQ family protein, translating to MGKMTSSLLTLGAGALAYHFASRYDMPSKRDMKKLRKRVMRMM from the coding sequence ATGGGCAAAATGACTTCTTCACTATTAACGCTTGGTGCAGGTGCACTCGCATATCACTTTGCAAGTCGATATGATATGCCATCAAAGCGGGATATGAAAAAGCTAAGAAAACGTGTTATGAGAATGATGTAA
- a CDS encoding cysteine desulfurase family protein, which yields MERIYLDHAATTPMDQRIVDKMMPYFTEIFGNPSSIHSYGREARKWLDEAREVIAGELHCKPQEIILTSGGTEADNLAITGVAMARQHEGKHIITAKTEHHAVLHTCERLEKLGFDVTYLEVDETGLIHLEQFKQALRDDTILVTIMYGNNETGVIQPIKDIGELLHDHIAHFHTDAVQAFGTMPIDVADLHIDLLSASGHKLNGPMGTGFLYVNEGVKLSPQIFGGEQERKRRAGTENVAGIVGLAEAVQLTKQNRREKAIHYGKLKEIMLQVFEEESLDFSINGQPKESLPHILNVHFAGVSIESLLVNLDMEGIAVSSGSACTAGSVLPSHVLSAMYGEEADKLTSSVRISFGLGNEEDHVKQAARKIAAVVKRLAK from the coding sequence ATGGAACGAATTTATTTAGATCATGCGGCCACAACGCCGATGGATCAGCGTATTGTAGACAAGATGATGCCTTACTTTACAGAGATATTTGGTAATCCCTCTAGTATTCATTCATATGGGCGCGAGGCAAGAAAGTGGCTCGATGAAGCAAGAGAAGTGATTGCAGGAGAATTACACTGTAAACCACAGGAGATCATCCTCACAAGTGGAGGAACAGAGGCGGACAATCTGGCGATTACAGGTGTGGCCATGGCAAGACAGCATGAAGGAAAACATATTATCACAGCCAAAACAGAGCATCATGCGGTACTGCACACATGTGAGCGTCTAGAGAAGCTAGGATTTGACGTAACATATTTAGAGGTAGATGAAACGGGATTGATTCACCTTGAACAATTCAAGCAAGCACTAAGAGATGATACGATTCTTGTGACCATCATGTACGGCAATAATGAAACAGGTGTGATTCAGCCAATCAAAGACATTGGCGAGCTTTTACACGATCACATTGCTCATTTTCATACAGACGCCGTACAGGCGTTTGGAACAATGCCTATCGATGTAGCAGACCTTCATATTGATCTCTTATCTGCTTCTGGCCATAAGCTAAATGGTCCGATGGGAACAGGCTTTTTATATGTAAACGAAGGCGTGAAACTTTCTCCGCAAATTTTCGGAGGAGAACAAGAAAGAAAGCGCCGTGCTGGCACTGAAAATGTGGCAGGAATCGTCGGACTAGCAGAAGCTGTTCAATTAACAAAGCAAAATAGAAGAGAAAAAGCCATACATTATGGTAAGCTCAAAGAAATCATGCTGCAAGTATTCGAAGAGGAATCACTTGATTTCTCTATCAATGGGCAACCGAAAGAGTCATTGCCGCACATTTTAAATGTTCACTTCGCGGGCGTTTCCATCGAATCGTTACTTGTGAATTTAGATATGGAAGGGATTGCTGTTTCAAGCGGATCTGCATGTACGGCTGGATCCGTCCTTCCTTCGCACGTGTTAAGCGCCATGTATGGCGAGGAAGCAGACAAGCTGACGTCCTCAGTCAGAATAAGCTTCGGTTTAGGGAATGAAGAGGATCATGTGAAGCAGGCGGCGCGCAAGATAGCAGCTGTTGTCAAACGCTTAGCGAAATAA
- a CDS encoding transporter substrate-binding domain-containing protein, with protein sequence MKKMKRFGLLLFMTCCIAALAACGSTEKGSSDTKQGSSLEAIKKDKKIIFGVKNDTRLFGLKNPSNGDIEGFDIDIAKAIAKEMLGDDGKVEFKEVTSKTRIPLLQKGDIHAIVATMTITEERKKEVNFSDVYFEAGQSLLVKKGSDIQSIDDLKKGTKVLAVKGSTSSQNIREKAPEASVLEFENYQEAFTALKSNQGQVLTTDNAILFGMADEDSNYEVVGGTFTDEPYGIAVKKGDQELTEAINQALKTLKDNGEYDKIHQKWIKE encoded by the coding sequence ATGAAAAAAATGAAACGATTTGGCCTGCTGCTCTTTATGACTTGCTGTATTGCCGCTTTAGCTGCTTGTGGGTCGACTGAAAAAGGCTCATCTGATACAAAGCAAGGAAGCTCTTTAGAAGCCATTAAGAAAGACAAAAAAATCATTTTCGGTGTTAAAAATGACACACGCCTCTTCGGTTTGAAAAATCCTAGCAACGGAGATATCGAAGGATTTGATATTGATATTGCGAAAGCCATTGCAAAGGAAATGCTCGGGGATGATGGAAAAGTAGAATTTAAAGAAGTGACATCGAAAACGAGAATTCCTTTACTGCAAAAAGGTGATATTCATGCGATCGTTGCGACCATGACGATAACAGAAGAGCGCAAGAAAGAAGTCAATTTCTCAGATGTTTACTTTGAAGCAGGACAATCACTGCTTGTGAAAAAAGGAAGCGACATTCAATCGATTGATGATCTTAAAAAAGGGACGAAAGTGCTTGCAGTGAAAGGGTCTACTTCTTCTCAAAATATCCGTGAGAAAGCACCTGAAGCGTCTGTATTAGAATTTGAGAACTATCAGGAAGCTTTTACAGCCTTAAAATCAAACCAAGGGCAAGTGCTGACAACTGATAATGCGATCTTATTTGGTATGGCAGATGAGGATTCAAATTACGAAGTCGTTGGCGGCACCTTTACAGATGAGCCTTATGGCATTGCTGTAAAAAAAGGTGATCAGGAATTAACTGAAGCGATCAATCAAGCCTTAAAAACATTAAAAGACAATGGAGAGTATGACAAGATTCATCAAAAATGGATCAAAGAATAA
- a CDS encoding prc-barrel domain-containing protein, protein MRTCRELEGMSIYAGERSHSLGAIKDICFLAGGSCGGYVLDGKKKDCAFIPFSAGDQLTDKGLYVSCQEGVGMDSSASSFLFSKLKKKMMQSPEGENLGILEDVYFCTNSGTIVAYELSDGFFTELSGIRKQLNAAGTLINVEKEVLVLNRT, encoded by the coding sequence TTGAGAACATGTCGAGAGCTTGAAGGAATGTCAATCTATGCAGGTGAGCGGTCTCATTCACTTGGTGCCATTAAAGATATTTGTTTTTTAGCCGGAGGCAGCTGCGGAGGATATGTGTTAGATGGGAAAAAGAAAGACTGTGCTTTCATTCCCTTTTCTGCTGGTGATCAGCTGACAGACAAAGGTTTATATGTGAGCTGCCAGGAGGGAGTAGGTATGGATTCCTCTGCCTCATCCTTCTTATTTTCGAAATTAAAAAAGAAAATGATGCAGTCGCCTGAGGGTGAAAATTTAGGCATATTGGAAGATGTATACTTTTGCACAAATTCGGGCACAATCGTAGCATATGAACTCTCGGACGGCTTCTTTACAGAGCTATCAGGGATTCGAAAACAGCTGAACGCTGCCGGAACCTTGATAAACGTTGAAAAGGAAGTACTGGTTCTAAACCGAACGTAA
- the cymR gene encoding cysteine metabolism transcriptional regulator CymR, producing the protein MKISTKGRYGLTIMIELAKKHGEGPTSLKSIAQNNNLSEHYLEQLVSPLRNARLVKSIRGAYGGYVLAHEPSEITAGDIIRVLEGPISPVEVIENEEPAKRALWIRIRDAVKDVLDNTTLEDLASYKDDEDQEAYMFYI; encoded by the coding sequence TTGAAAATTTCTACTAAAGGCAGATATGGTCTGACGATCATGATCGAATTAGCCAAAAAACATGGCGAAGGCCCTACATCATTAAAATCAATTGCTCAAAACAATAATTTGTCTGAGCATTATTTAGAGCAGCTTGTATCACCACTCCGTAATGCCCGTCTTGTGAAAAGTATCCGCGGAGCATATGGCGGTTATGTGCTTGCCCATGAGCCAAGCGAGATAACAGCGGGTGATATTATTCGTGTATTAGAAGGACCGATTAGTCCTGTCGAAGTTATCGAAAACGAAGAACCAGCAAAACGTGCACTTTGGATTCGGATTCGTGATGCAGTAAAAGACGTACTAGACAATACAACTCTTGAAGACTTGGCAAGCTATAAAGATGACGAGGATCAAGAGGCGTATATGTTCTATATTTAG
- a CDS encoding amino acid ABC transporter permease, which produces MDFLGAYQPDHLAFLLEGFAVTLKVAFISIILSFLIGLVVGTLRFAQIPVLSKILAVIVETIRNLPLLLIIFFTYFALPEIGVKLSITASAIAALTVFESAMLSEIIRSGLKSIDKGQIEAARSSGLTYIQTLKMIIMPQALRRMVPPIVSQFISLLKDTSLAVVIALPELLHHAQILNGQSQSYLLPIFLLAAMMYFVVNFSLSLLARRLEYRQA; this is translated from the coding sequence ATGGATTTTTTAGGTGCCTATCAGCCTGATCATCTCGCCTTTTTACTTGAAGGATTTGCTGTCACCTTAAAAGTGGCTTTTATCTCGATCATCTTGAGCTTTCTCATTGGTTTAGTTGTCGGCACATTGCGGTTCGCTCAGATTCCGGTTTTATCCAAGATACTTGCGGTCATCGTAGAAACCATTCGAAATCTGCCGCTCTTATTAATTATCTTTTTTACGTATTTTGCACTCCCTGAAATTGGCGTCAAGCTGAGCATTACAGCCTCGGCCATTGCAGCTTTAACCGTCTTTGAATCAGCGATGCTGTCAGAAATTATTCGAAGCGGTTTAAAATCAATTGATAAGGGTCAGATCGAAGCAGCCAGATCATCTGGTTTAACCTATATTCAAACGTTAAAAATGATTATTATGCCGCAGGCTTTACGCCGAATGGTACCGCCAATCGTCAGTCAGTTCATCTCTCTTTTAAAAGATACGTCGCTTGCTGTTGTCATTGCACTTCCAGAACTATTACATCACGCTCAAATATTAAACGGGCAAAGTCAGTCTTACTTACTGCCCATTTTCCTCTTAGCGGCGATGATGTATTTTGTCGTCAATTTCAGCTTATCCTTACTGGCACGCCGATTAGAATACAGGCAGGCATAA
- the mnmA gene encoding tRNA 2-thiouridine(34) synthase MnmA has translation MTKRPEDTRVVVGMSGGVDSSVAALMLKEQGYDVIGIFMKNWDDTDENGVCTATEDYEDVIRVCNQIGIPYYAVNFEKQYWDKVFQYFLDEYKAGRTPNPDVMCNKEIKFKAFLEHALSLGADYLATGHYARVDRTGDEVKMLRGLDANKDQTYFLNQLTQEQLDKVMFPIGDLEKKRVRELAKEAELATATKKDSTGICFIGERNFKTFLSQYLPAQPGVMQTMDGEVKGEHDGLMYYTIGQRQGLGIGGSGDPWFVVGKDLEQNILFVEQGFHNPLLYSESISAVNISWTRPHIVGENGELTCTAKFRYRQEDHHVKVKMTGEQEAMVIFDEPVRAVTPGQAVVFYDGDECLGGGTIDDVFKDGQKLSYV, from the coding sequence ATGACAAAAAGACCAGAAGACACAAGAGTTGTGGTCGGGATGTCCGGAGGAGTCGATTCATCAGTTGCTGCTCTTATGCTAAAGGAGCAGGGCTATGATGTGATCGGCATATTTATGAAAAATTGGGATGACACAGATGAAAATGGTGTATGTACAGCAACGGAGGACTATGAGGATGTCATCCGCGTCTGTAACCAGATTGGAATCCCATATTATGCAGTGAATTTCGAGAAGCAATATTGGGACAAAGTGTTTCAATATTTCCTTGATGAATATAAAGCGGGCAGAACGCCAAACCCAGACGTCATGTGTAACAAAGAAATTAAGTTCAAAGCGTTCCTTGAGCATGCATTGTCACTCGGTGCAGATTATTTGGCAACAGGACATTATGCGCGCGTCGATAGAACTGGCGATGAAGTCAAAATGCTCAGAGGCCTTGATGCCAACAAAGACCAAACGTATTTCTTAAATCAGCTGACTCAGGAACAACTCGATAAAGTCATGTTCCCAATCGGTGATTTAGAGAAAAAAAGGGTTCGTGAATTGGCAAAAGAAGCAGAGCTTGCTACAGCAACGAAAAAAGATTCAACGGGTATTTGCTTTATTGGGGAAAGAAACTTTAAAACGTTCCTCAGTCAGTATTTGCCTGCACAGCCGGGCGTGATGCAGACAATGGACGGCGAAGTCAAAGGTGAACATGATGGACTGATGTATTACACGATCGGCCAGCGCCAAGGTCTTGGCATTGGCGGCAGCGGTGATCCTTGGTTTGTCGTTGGAAAAGACTTAGAACAAAATATCTTGTTTGTTGAACAAGGTTTCCACAATCCACTTTTATACTCTGAAAGCATTTCAGCCGTTAATATCAGCTGGACTCGTCCTCATATTGTCGGCGAAAATGGTGAATTAACATGCACAGCCAAATTTAGATACCGTCAAGAAGATCATCATGTAAAGGTCAAAATGACAGGTGAGCAAGAAGCGATGGTCATCTTTGATGAACCCGTTCGTGCTGTAACTCCAGGACAAGCGGTTGTCTTTTATGATGGCGACGAATGTCTTGGCGGCGGAACAATTGACGATGTTTTCAAAGACGGTCAAAAGCTGTCGTATGTGTAA
- a CDS encoding amino acid ABC transporter ATP-binding protein encodes MITFEEVNKHYGQFHVLKDINLHIQKGEVVVIIGPSGSGKSTMLRCINRLESIDEGKVLVNEVPVQHPKTNINLIRQNIGMVFQHFHLYPHKTVLENIMLAPMKVKKVSKEEAKETAEFYLNKVGIPDKADAYPSRLSGGQQQRVAIARGLAMKPEVMLFDEPTSALDPEMIGEVLDVMKQLAREGMTMVVVTHEMGFAREVADRIVFIDEGRVLEESTPAAFYEKPREKRAQLFLSRILNH; translated from the coding sequence ATGATCACATTCGAAGAAGTCAACAAGCATTATGGCCAGTTCCATGTACTGAAAGACATTAACCTACATATTCAAAAAGGCGAGGTTGTCGTGATCATCGGTCCTTCAGGATCTGGTAAAAGCACGATGCTCAGATGCATCAATCGTCTCGAAAGCATTGATGAGGGAAAGGTACTCGTCAACGAAGTGCCTGTTCAGCATCCGAAAACCAACATCAATCTAATCAGGCAAAATATCGGGATGGTTTTTCAGCATTTTCACCTCTATCCTCATAAGACGGTGCTTGAAAACATTATGCTTGCGCCAATGAAGGTGAAAAAGGTGAGCAAGGAGGAAGCGAAGGAAACAGCTGAATTTTATTTAAATAAAGTCGGCATTCCTGATAAGGCTGATGCCTACCCTTCAAGACTCTCAGGTGGACAGCAGCAGCGTGTTGCAATTGCAAGAGGACTCGCGATGAAGCCAGAGGTCATGCTGTTCGACGAACCGACATCCGCACTTGACCCAGAAATGATTGGCGAGGTACTTGATGTGATGAAGCAGCTTGCCCGTGAAGGAATGACCATGGTCGTTGTTACACATGAGATGGGATTTGCTCGGGAAGTGGCTGACCGCATTGTCTTTATTGACGAAGGCAGAGTTCTTGAAGAGTCAACACCGGCTGCATTTTATGAGAAACCGCGTGAGAAACGCGCTCAGCTCTTTTTAAGCCGTATTTTAAATCACTAG
- a CDS encoding AI-2E family transporter, whose amino-acid sequence MKKHPIQFLIYAAGVLLVLASLLILLQLDELWMPIFLLLKAVLIPLLIAIFISYLLYPIVERLHAEGLPRTISLLLIYVLFFGGIGLAVYKGAPVMIKQLNELSEQIPVLAETYNGALSHIHRHTSHWPDGLHDRLDRMIVQSETYAANGAERMILSCKALLDYALVAALIPFLVFYMVKDMNTMKRAAWYLTPPSYRKRGHAFVKAVDESLGNYIRGQLLVCSLIGGAAAVVLWLFHIPYPLVLGMLIGATNVIPYFGPIIGAIPAVFIAFTISVKSVIIVLITVAVLQFLESNILSPIIVGRSLHMHPVVIMLVLLAGGELFGLIGMILAVPTAAIIRVIIVQYILMRRSVH is encoded by the coding sequence GTGAAGAAACATCCGATCCAATTTCTAATATATGCTGCAGGGGTCCTGCTTGTCCTTGCTTCCTTGCTCATTTTGCTGCAGCTTGACGAGTTATGGATGCCTATTTTTTTGTTATTAAAAGCGGTTTTGATTCCGCTTCTTATTGCCATTTTTATTTCTTATCTCCTTTATCCGATTGTGGAAAGATTGCACGCGGAGGGCTTGCCAAGGACAATAAGTCTTTTATTGATTTATGTGCTGTTTTTTGGCGGGATTGGGTTGGCAGTCTATAAAGGAGCACCTGTCATGATCAAGCAGCTAAATGAGCTTTCAGAACAAATTCCTGTGCTGGCTGAAACGTATAATGGCGCATTATCCCATATTCATCGTCATACTAGTCATTGGCCCGACGGACTTCACGACAGGCTGGACCGCATGATTGTCCAATCTGAGACATATGCAGCTAACGGCGCAGAGCGGATGATTCTGAGCTGTAAAGCATTACTTGATTACGCATTAGTTGCAGCACTCATTCCTTTTCTCGTTTTTTATATGGTCAAAGACATGAATACGATGAAGCGGGCTGCATGGTATTTAACCCCGCCGTCATATCGGAAGAGGGGACATGCCTTTGTAAAAGCAGTGGATGAATCGCTTGGTAATTATATTAGAGGACAATTGCTCGTTTGTTCCTTAATCGGGGGTGCAGCAGCCGTCGTGCTCTGGCTGTTTCATATCCCGTATCCGCTTGTCCTTGGTATGCTGATTGGCGCAACGAATGTGATTCCGTACTTTGGACCGATTATTGGTGCGATTCCTGCTGTTTTCATTGCCTTTACCATTTCGGTTAAATCGGTCATCATTGTGCTGATTACAGTAGCGGTGCTGCAATTTTTAGAGAGTAATATCCTCAGCCCGATCATCGTAGGGAGAAGTCTTCATATGCACCCTGTCGTCATTATGCTTGTCTTGCTTGCAGGAGGAGAGTTATTTGGCCTGATTGGCATGATTTTAGCCGTACCTACTGCGGCTATTATTAGGGTGATCATTGTACAATATATTCTGATGAGACGAAGCGTTCATTGA
- a CDS encoding ATP-dependent RecD-like DNA helicase produces the protein MQEHPDQMKLEDEPFLKGTVQAVIFHNESNLYSVLKVKVIETSENLEEKTASVTGYFPALHEEETYTFYGKVTSHPKFGEQFQATHFQKEVPTTKQGIIHYLSSDLFEGIGKKTAEEIVGKLGNQTLHKIMRDPAVLYDVPRLSKKKADKLAAALQEHQGLEQIMISLNQYGFGPQLSMKIYQVYESETLQKIEENPYQLVKDVEGIGFIKADELGARTGISGNDPERIRAALLYTVETASLQDGHTYIQTKDLIVETRKLLNQTGNEYKVTEMDVANQIIALGEGKEMIIEDERCYHPSLFYAEQSVAKRIQKIVSQTEYAEQFPESEFLLALGNLEERLGVQYAPTQKEAIQKALMSPMLLLTGGPGTGKTTVIKGIVELYSDLHGVSLDPSDYKKDESFPFVLAAPTGRAAKRMTESTGLPAVTIHRLLGWNGSEGFSHDEEQPIEGKLVIIDESSMLDIWLANHLFKAIPDHIQVIMVGDEHQLPSVGPGQVLRDLLASQAVPAVTLTDIYRQADGSSIVELAHEMKNGVLPRDITARSKDRSFIRCNADQMKEVIEKVVSNAAQKGYSAKDIQVLAPMYKGKAGINELNKMLQHILNPKKPKGREIPFGDVVFRTGDKVLQLVNQPENNIFNGDIGEIVSIFYAKENTEKEDMAVISFDGNEITFTKKDFHQFTHAYCCSIHKSQGSEFPIVVLPVVRSYYRMLRRNLLYTAITRSKKFLILCGEESALEWGVKNNEDSLRQTSLTMRLVQTEEVMDAELAALQKELPFSVHDANIGMEGITPFDFMHE, from the coding sequence GTGCAGGAACATCCAGATCAAATGAAGCTTGAGGACGAACCGTTTTTAAAGGGGACAGTTCAAGCCGTTATTTTCCATAATGAAAGTAATTTATACTCGGTGTTAAAGGTGAAAGTCATTGAGACATCGGAAAACTTAGAGGAAAAAACAGCATCTGTCACAGGCTACTTCCCAGCACTTCATGAGGAGGAAACTTACACCTTCTACGGCAAAGTCACAAGCCACCCCAAATTTGGTGAACAGTTTCAGGCCACTCATTTTCAAAAGGAAGTACCGACAACAAAGCAAGGAATCATTCACTATCTCTCAAGTGATTTGTTTGAGGGGATAGGAAAAAAGACGGCGGAAGAAATCGTGGGAAAGCTTGGCAATCAGACGCTTCATAAAATCATGCGTGATCCGGCGGTTTTATATGACGTTCCGCGCTTATCAAAGAAGAAGGCAGATAAACTGGCGGCAGCGCTCCAGGAGCATCAAGGATTGGAACAAATCATGATTAGTCTAAATCAATATGGCTTTGGTCCGCAGCTCAGCATGAAGATATATCAAGTGTATGAGAGTGAAACGCTGCAAAAAATTGAGGAAAATCCGTATCAGCTCGTCAAGGATGTTGAAGGAATCGGGTTTATTAAGGCGGATGAGCTGGGCGCGAGAACCGGCATCTCAGGAAATGATCCAGAGCGAATCCGAGCAGCGTTGCTTTATACAGTTGAGACAGCCAGTCTTCAGGACGGTCATACGTACATACAAACGAAAGATTTGATCGTCGAAACCCGTAAGCTCCTCAATCAGACAGGCAATGAGTACAAAGTGACAGAAATGGATGTTGCCAATCAGATCATTGCACTTGGAGAAGGGAAAGAGATGATCATTGAAGATGAGCGCTGCTATCATCCGTCCTTATTTTATGCGGAACAAAGTGTTGCCAAACGTATACAAAAAATTGTCTCCCAAACGGAATATGCAGAACAATTTCCTGAATCGGAATTCCTGCTTGCTCTCGGGAACCTTGAGGAACGGCTCGGCGTTCAGTATGCACCAACTCAAAAGGAAGCGATTCAAAAGGCACTTATGTCCCCGATGCTGCTTTTAACAGGCGGACCTGGTACAGGGAAGACAACAGTCATTAAAGGGATTGTCGAGCTTTACAGTGATCTTCACGGTGTATCCCTTGATCCGAGTGATTATAAAAAAGATGAATCCTTTCCATTTGTGCTTGCTGCGCCTACTGGACGGGCGGCTAAACGGATGACGGAATCAACGGGGCTTCCAGCTGTAACCATTCACAGGCTGCTGGGCTGGAACGGGTCAGAGGGCTTTTCGCATGATGAGGAACAGCCGATTGAAGGAAAGCTTGTCATCATTGATGAATCAAGTATGCTCGATATTTGGCTTGCCAATCATTTGTTTAAAGCGATTCCTGATCATATCCAAGTAATTATGGTGGGAGATGAACATCAACTTCCATCTGTTGGACCAGGCCAAGTATTAAGAGACCTGCTAGCCTCACAAGCCGTGCCAGCTGTTACACTGACAGATATTTACCGCCAGGCAGACGGCTCCAGTATTGTTGAACTTGCGCATGAGATGAAAAATGGCGTCCTGCCAAGAGATATAACTGCACGTTCAAAGGATCGATCCTTCATTCGATGCAATGCGGATCAAATGAAAGAAGTCATTGAGAAAGTCGTCAGCAACGCTGCTCAAAAAGGCTATTCAGCAAAAGATATTCAAGTGCTTGCACCCATGTATAAAGGGAAAGCGGGCATTAATGAGCTCAATAAAATGCTGCAGCACATTTTGAATCCTAAAAAACCAAAAGGCAGAGAAATCCCGTTTGGTGATGTCGTATTCAGAACTGGGGATAAAGTGCTTCAGCTTGTGAATCAGCCGGAGAATAATATTTTTAACGGTGATATCGGTGAAATTGTCTCCATTTTTTATGCGAAAGAAAACACGGAAAAAGAAGATATGGCTGTCATCTCCTTTGATGGGAATGAAATCACCTTTACAAAAAAGGATTTTCATCAATTTACACATGCTTATTGTTGCTCCATCCACAAATCACAAGGAAGTGAGTTTCCCATCGTTGTGCTGCCAGTCGTGAGAAGCTATTATCGAATGCTTAGGCGAAATCTGCTGTACACAGCCATTACTCGAAGTAAAAAGTTTTTAATCCTGTGCGGCGAGGAATCAGCACTGGAGTGGGGCGTGAAAAACAATGAGGATTCTCTCAGACAAACGTCCTTAACAATGCGGCTCGTTCAAACTGAGGAGGTCATGGATGCGGAGCTTGCAGCCCTTCAAAAAGAGCTTCCGTTTAGCGTGCATGATGCAAATATTGGAATGGAAGGAATCACTCCATTTGATTTTATGCATGAATAA
- a CDS encoding tetratricopeptide repeat protein, whose protein sequence is MNHNEIGIEALNQGNIEKAAEAFTKAIEESPKDPVPYINFANLLSSINEFERALNFFQKAIELDQMAAAAYYGAGNVYTLKEDFMKAKDYFEQALKAGMENSDLFYMLGQTLIKLEQPKLAMPYLQRAIELNEEDNEARFQFGMCLANEHMLEEAVTAFTEVVARDPQHADAFYNLGVAYAYLEKKDEALEMLGKAIDVQPDHMLALHAQKLIQEAE, encoded by the coding sequence ATGAACCATAACGAAATCGGCATAGAAGCCTTAAATCAGGGGAATATCGAAAAAGCAGCGGAAGCTTTTACGAAAGCCATTGAAGAAAGCCCAAAAGACCCGGTTCCATACATTAACTTTGCGAACTTACTTTCAAGTATCAATGAATTTGAACGTGCGCTAAACTTCTTTCAAAAAGCCATTGAACTTGATCAAATGGCAGCGGCAGCCTATTATGGGGCAGGAAATGTATACACGTTAAAAGAAGACTTTATGAAAGCAAAAGATTACTTTGAACAAGCATTAAAAGCTGGTATGGAAAATAGTGATTTATTTTACATGCTTGGGCAGACGCTCATTAAATTAGAGCAGCCAAAGCTTGCAATGCCTTATCTTCAGCGTGCTATTGAACTGAATGAAGAAGATAATGAAGCAAGGTTTCAATTTGGCATGTGCTTAGCCAATGAACACATGCTGGAAGAAGCGGTGACTGCTTTTACCGAAGTTGTCGCACGTGATCCGCAGCACGCAGATGCCTTTTATAATTTAGGGGTTGCGTATGCATACTTAGAGAAAAAAGACGAAGCACTTGAAATGCTAGGCAAAGCCATAGACGTGCAGCCTGACCATATGCTGGCACTACATGCGCAAAAGCTGATTCAAGAGGCAGAATAG